DNA sequence from the Methylacidiphilum kamchatkense Kam1 genome:
CTCAAAGTTGTTTTTTATCACAACTAAAAAACAACCAATGGAAAAAGAGGCTACTCTTTCTGACTCTTGGAGAAAGAGCTTGAAGCTTCTTTTTTTCCAAAGATATTTTATTGCTTAGACAATTTTCAATAAGCAAAAATGCCAGACATTAAAAATAAAGAAAGAATAGGGCCTATCCTGAATATTAATAGGACTTTTTTTTTAATTGTTTGTTCTTCTTTCCTTTTTTTCTTTCAACCTCTAGAAAGCCACGGCAGAATACAAAAATCAACTCCTACTCCAAAAACAGATGGGGTGTCAACGCCTCAGGATTGGTTTCTGGAAGCTTATTTTATCACAAGAGAAGCTGATGGTCTTCTTTCTTCTAAAAATTATCTAGAAGCTGAAAAAAAATATCGAATCGCCTACAGTTTACTTGGTTCATTAAGAGCTACTTATCCAGAATGGGAAACAGCTATTGTCCGCTATCGAACCAAATATGTTAAGGAAAAGCTCGAGCATCTCTCTCGTTTAAATGCTCAGAATACTACTACCGAAAAAAAAAAGTTTCAGGAAGACTTCGAACAAAACAACGACCTAAGTCTGTTGATCAATCCCCAACCTCCCGTAAGCCTGGAGGAACTGCAAGCTCTCAAAAACAAGATAGCCAACCTCTCCAAGCAACTAGAATTATTGAGAAAGGAAAAGGAAGCTCTTCTGGAGAATCTCCCTTACAATCAGCCGAAGTCAAGAACGGAAACGTTCAAAACCGAATCAACAAAAAACCAAGCCTTTCAGGGAATGACATTACAAGAACTCTCCCATCTTCCCCAAATCAAAGACCAACAAAGGAATCGAAAAAGTCTTACCTACCAATTGGAAAAAGCTCTGGAGGAAGCAAAAAAAACCGCTCAACAGCTAAAGGAAGAAAATAACCTATTGAAAAAAGAGCTTCAAGATGTCCAATCTAGTTTACATAATCAAAAAGAAATCTCTCAAAAGCCAAACGAAACCAGTCAGTTAGCTATTCTTCAGAGGGAAAATATGGTTCTTAAAAAAACCCTTGGCCAACTTTTGGACAAACAAAAGCGGATTGAGGAGGAAAAAGAAGCCTTGGCTTTAGAATTAGAAAAAGCAAATAAATTGTTGGCTTTTATAGGAGAAAAAGAAGAGGTTTTGGGAGAGAGATTGGCTTCTAAAGTTACTAAAGAATCAATGACAGCCTTGAAGCAAAAGACGCAAGTTGAGCCATCCGCGCAAAGCTTGGCTTTCAGAAAGGAATCGGTCGTGGAAGAGATTCGAAATCTTTTTGATCGAGGAGCAAGGCTCTATAGTGAGAAAAGATATAAGGAAGCCTATGAGGTATATCATAAAGTTCTTAGTCTTGATCCATCAAGCGGCATTGGATGGTTGAATTTAGGCCTTGTAGCTCTAGCAATGGAAAAAAATTCTGAAGCCTCTCTGTATTTGAAAAAAGCAGTTGAACTCCTTCCTAGAGATCCAATGCCCTACGCTTTGTTGGGACAGCTTTATTTTCAGAATGGTTCTTTAGCAGCTGCGACTGAAATGGTCGAAAAAGCCGTAAAACTGGATCCTCAAAATGCTAAACTTCGAAAAGAGCTTGGAGAAATTTACAAGGCAAGGGGATTAGAATTATTGGCTGCCAAAGAGCTGAATAAAGCTATTGAATTGAACCCATATGATGGAATGGCTCATTTCGATTTAGCTTTAGTATATGTCTCTTATAATCCTCCCTTGATAGCTCAAGCGAAACGGCACTATAGAGATGCTCTTTCATTGGGAGTTCCTAAGGATGAACGACTAGAACAAAAAATCGGATACTCAACCCAAAGATAATTATTTGTCTTTCTATTTTAAAACATTGTGAACGGCCTGTATTACTCTTAAGGGATTGGGTAGGATCTCTTGTTCTAGTTTTCCATTGTATGGATTGGGAATGTCTAAATTTGAAACTCGATAAATGGGCGCATCGAGTTCATCAAACAGAAGTTGTTGCACATCATAAGCAATTTGAGCTCCCCAGCCAGCAAAAGGTTTCCCTTCCTCGACAATGACAAGTCTGTTGGTTTTTTGTATGGAAGAAGCAATTAGATCGAAATCGTAGGGTTTAATGGTTCTTAGATCGATAATTTCAACCGAAATGTTCTCCTTGGATAGTGTTTCTAAGGCTTGAAGCACGACGTGTGTTGAAAAACCGCTAGAAAGCACAGTTACATCTTTTCCTTCGGTAACAATCTGTGCCTTACCAATTGGTACAAGAAAATCTTTTTCTTCGGGTACCTCGCCTTGAATCCCATAAAGTCTTTCTCCTTCGAAAAAACAAACAGGGTTGTTCGACCGAATGGCACTTTTCAATAGTCCTTTGGCGTCAGCAGGAAAAGCTGGATTAATGACAGTAAAGGTAGGAACATTGGCAAGCCAATTTTCCAGGGCATGAGAATGGGTGGCTCCTATTTGAGTTCCGCCACCAGAAGGACCGCGAAAGACTATAGGAAATTTAAATTGACCTCCAGACATAAATCTAATGGAACCAGCATTGTTTATAATTTGATCAAAAGCAACCAATGCAAAGCTCCAGTTCATGAACTCAACGATTGGCCTTAGACCATACATTACCGCTCCAACGGCTAAGCCTGTGAAGGCTGCTTCTGAAATTGGCGTATCAATGATCCGTTCTGGTCCAAACTTCTTTAAGAGTCCTTGAGAAACTTTAAAAGCTCCTCCGTATTCTCCAACCTCTTCGCCAATTAAAAATACAGTGTGATCTCTTTCAAGTTCCTCACTCAATGCTTCATTGAGAGCCTGTCGATAAGTAAGATTAGCCATGATTTTTCCCTCTTATTGAATAGTTTAAGCTGTTTGTGCTTAAAATCTTAGTCGACAATAAGTCCATACAAGGGCCTTTGAGGCGGCTCGATCAGATCTTCCTCTGCAAAACAAATTTTCCTTGCCAAATCAAGATCAGGTTCAGGACTCGATTCAGCATATTGCACAGCTTCTTGAATCACTTTTTTGATTTCTTTATCAATCTGAGTAATGAGGTCCCTTGTTAAAATCCCCTGGTCTAAGAGTAGTTGGCTATAAAGGGCTATTGGATCTCTTTTTTTAGCTTCCGCAATTTCCTCTTTTGTTCGGTACGTATCAGGATCTGACATTGAATGACCCCTAAATCTATAAGTCCTTGCTTCAATTAAAACAGGGCAGTTTTCGTTTCTGGCAAGATTGGCTGCTTCTAGCACTTTTTTCCTTACTTCTTCCACATTCATCCCATCAATAACCATGCCCGCCATGTCGTAGGCAACAGATTTTTTTACAAGGGGCAAACCAGCAGTCGATCTGTGAATTTCGGTGCCCATTGCATATTGATTATTCTCTATAACATACACGACAGGAAGTTTCCATAAGGAAACAAGGTTGAGAGTTTCATGAAATACCCCTTGATTAACGGCTCCATCACCCAAAAGACACACCGTAATAGTGTTCTCTTTAAGATATCGCTGAGCAAAGGCAACGCCTGCAGCTATGGGACATTGGGCCGCTACGATAGCATGACCACCGAAAAATTTCTTTTTCTTATCAAAAAGATGCATCGACCCCCCCATGCCTTTGGATGTGCCTGTTGATTTTCCATAAAGTTCAGCCATGCATGCTTTAGGGGAAACTCCTCGAGCCAGGGCTATGCCATGATCTCTATAGGCTGTGATAACAACATCTTCAGGCCCTATAGCTGTACAAACACCTACTGCGATGGCTTCTTGTCCAATGCAAAGATGACAAAAGCCTTTAATTTTTGCCTGCATAAAAGATTGAGAAGATTTTTCTTCAAATCTTCGTATCAAAACCATCGTCTTGTACAGCTCAAGTCTCACTTCCTTGGGTAATTCTGAAAGACCACTACTTTTAAAGTCTTCGTGTACCTGTTCTGAGAAGGATATATTGTCAACCATAATGTTTCCTTTTTTATGGATTCACTCTATAATTTACTTCACCTAAAAAAAAGAAGATAGTTCAATATTGCATCTTATCTAATAAGCAGCAAATGTACCACTAAGTTTTGAAAAATAAAGTCTGATGGGAAAAGAAAAAAATATTCCTGGAAAAAAGTCAAGGGCATTATCTGAAGAGCTTTCCAGTTATGAGTGTCATAATATCACTGCTATTTCCTCTAACGGTCCTATTTTCTGGCAGAAAGCAAAAGGGGTTCACGTATGGGATGTCGACGGGAATAAATATTTAGACCTCAGTGGAGGATTTGGTGTCGCCGCTTTAGGCTATAGCCATCCAAAAATCTATCGTTCTCTTATAAAGCAATTAGACAGACTTTGGCATGTGCTGGGTGATGTCTATCCTTCAAAAGAAAAAGTAGAGCTCTGTCGATTGCTCTCTCAAATTACCTTTGAAAAATGGGAACATCAAAGAGGGAAAGTCATCTTGGGCTGTACTGGGAGCGATGCAATAGAAGCTGCATTAAAAACAGCATTTTTCCATACGAAAAAAAACAAATTTATTACTTTTTACGGTGGATATCATGGGCTTTCTTTGGGAGCATTAGCAGTCAATGGACTAGATAATTTTCGAAAACCTTTGGAAGGATTATATGCTCCAGTTGCTTCTTTTCTTCCCTATCCTAGTTGTTTTTATTGTATTGAGAAATCTCAAAGTTTGACTCTAAAGAATTGTCCTTGTGAGCCACTTTTCGAAGAAAAATTAGAAAAAATGATGCACGAGGGCTATGGAGCTATTCTTTTCGAACCGCTTCAAGGAAGGGGAGGGGTTGTTGAACCACCGGATTGGTTCCTCCCTCTTTTGCGTAGGGTAAGCGCCAAACACAATATTTTGCTCATAGCCGATGAGATTTTTACTGGCCTTTATCGGACCGGAAAAAGATTTGGTTGTGATGTAGCTGGGATTGTACCAGATATCATATGTCTTGGGAAATCTATGGCTGGTGCCTTTCCTATTTCAGCATGTATTGGAAGAGAAAATGTGATGGATAGCTGGCCTAAAAATGACGGGGAAGCGATCCATACTTCCACATTTCTTGGTAACCCAATTGGCTGTCGCATGGCTATCGAACAGATCAAGGAATTAGAAAAAAAGCATGAACAGCTTCTCATCAAAGAAAAGGGGGAATATTTCTTATCGCTGCTTAATAACTTATCAAAACGTTTTAGCTGTTTAAAAAATCCTCGTGGCAAAGGTTTGTTTTTGGGGGTCGATATCGTTGATGAAAAAGGTTGTCCTGCCCCAGAGATTGCCGCAAAAATTGTTATCAAGATGCTTCAAAAAGGAATTATAATTCTCACGGAAGGACCTTGTAGGAATGTTCTCAGTTTTACCCCTCCATTGATTGTCACCTTTAAACAAATAGGCTCTGTGATACGAATTTTGGAACAAATCATTACAATAGTTCTAAAAGAAACCAAATGGAGCTAAGTTACAAGTGGTCCTAGCAATGAAATTATTAAAGCTTACACCCATTAGAAAAGTGGCCCAGACTGCTCAGATTCTCATGTCTTTCAATATATTATGGATATCGCTGTATTTTTTTATAGAACGATCCCTTGCTTGATATAGGTTAAAAGCGCCTATTTACCATAGCGCTTATAGATGTATAGTTGGATAACCTCTTTTGTCATACTTTCTGTTGTTTCCACATAGTATGCCTATATTCAAAGCTGCTCGCCACTGCCTGCCTTTTTGAGCATGGGAAACTGCCCATGCAACTTCCTTGATGTATCTCCTTTTACCAGGCACACGTGGTGGGCAGGCACCCATCGAGGCAGTGCGGATACAAAATCTTTCCATTCCTAGAAGGATTAATCTTCCTTGGGCGTAATATTCTGCGATGTTCCCTTAGGAGGCCATTGCCTACAGATAAGAACTAGCTCTATGCCTGAAGTGTAGCTTTGAAGGCTCTAGGAATGTCTTGGGGGGCTGAATCTGCATCTCATCCCCTTTTTTATTTACCTCCCGGCATTCTCTAATGTAATAGGAGCTTAGAAAAGGGCTAGCGTTATCTAATTTTAGTCGCAGACGGCAAGCGCCACTCTAGAAAATGGTATGGATTCCCCCTAGAATGGTCTAAAACGTGTAAAAGGAGGTTAGAAGTCCATTCTCTTTAGGGGATAGGGAAGGATCATTTGCTCCTAGGTTCCATTTCGAAATCATATTCGGTTCTGATGGCGGAAAGTGGAGCCAATATCTGTTTTTCAAATTGATAATAGTAAGGGCTTTGCTTAACCAGCTCCAGTTTTTCTATGGAATCCACATCGAAAGAAAAAAAGAAGAAATAAGAGCCATTGGGCGAAATATTTTTGCCTACTCTTAAATTCATTATTTCTGGTATTTTCAATAATCTTACTCGAGTTTCAATCATTAGATTATCGATTTGTTCAGGACTCGAAACGTTTTGAGAAGATAAAAAACATAGATGATGAATCATAGAAGTAAAAATGTTATTTAATGACGATTAGATAATAAAACCAAAAAACTCTTTTTTAAAAGGAGAAAAAAGTTGGCAAAGAAGCTTATGTTTTTTAATTTCATAGATAACAAGGAAGTTGATCTATGATTGGAAATTTTCTAAGAAAAAGCGAACCTAACAAACCGCAGGAAACTAAAATAATCCCTCCTACGCCTCCTGAGCCATTCGGTAGTCCTCCTCCCACCCCTGTTCCATTGGAAAAATCCCTGCAAGAAAAAGAAAAACAAAGGGAACAAGAAAAAACAATCGAAATCAAAAGGGAAGTTACCAGTAGTGAACCAAAAAAAGGTTTTAGAGAAGCACAAGTTTCCGAAAAACTATTTAATGTGTTGGCAACGGGAACAAAATTTTCAGGTTCAATTGCCTTTCAAAATCAATTAGTTGTAAATGGTCATTTTGAAGGCCAGATCTATTCGAATGAGGGAACACTTATTATTGGAGAAAAGGCAGTTGTGCATGCTCAAGTTGAGGTAGGCAGTGTTTTAATTTCAGGACAATTTTCTGGTAACATTCATGCTGCTGATTTAACAGAGCTTAAAAATGGATCTGAGGTTTTTGGGGATGTTAAAACCCGCCGATTAAAGGTTGAGGAAGGCTCGATTCTTAGTGGAAAGTGCGAATGCACAGCCAAATCGCTCCGAGATAGATAGAGCGCTTTTTTGTCTGAGCTCTAATGGATATAGAGCTTCGTGAGAAACGTAATGGGGCATTTTATAGCTTTAAACTGATACTAACTTTTTGTTGAGCGCAGCTTCCAGGAGTTTGAGAGGGGATTTCTCAGGATGTTTCAAAGCTTCTATTTTAATATGAAATGTTTGTTCTAGGAGAAACTGCCCTTTATCTACTGCATGTAGTACTTGATCTGTAAAAACAATCCAAGTACTTCCTGCTGGGAAATCGAAGGCCACCTGAGGAGAATTTTTTTGATATTGCAAATCGAGTTTTCCTTTATCATGAAGCTGGAGCATGTAATGGTCGTATAGACTTCTATATCCTTTAGTTATTCCAAGAGCATAAAGAAGAAAGCGTTTACCAGGGGTAGGGGATTCTAGTTGAGGAAGAAGGTGTTTGAGATATTGCGGAAAAGGCTCTCCAATTCTCCAACTTCTTGGTTTACCACTGGGGTTTATATTAGAAAAAACTCTCAATATCCTTTCTCCTCCCGTGGGGCTAGATGGGAAGGCATCCACATGAAGTCTTGTATCATCTTTTCTTGGCGAAGTTGGTCGACCAGAAATTTCTACCGGCCGAAAACTTGTGCGGGCTATTCTTAATGAAGAGCCATAAAAAGGGAAAAGCAGATGAAGAAATTCCTTTGTCTTTTGGGCATATCGTTTGAGCATCCCACTGAGCAATTTAAGATCCTCTGTCTTTCCTTCAACACCTTTGAGGCTAGAATTCCTTGGATCATAGCTAATATTTTTTGCTCCACTAACCCAAGAAGGCTCAAGAAATTTTGTCTCTTCAGGTAAAAGAGAAAAATTGAGCCTGGGAAAAAAGAGGACAGAGCCATTTTCCAGGGATTCTATTGCCTTTTCCTGTATCTCTTTTGAAAATTCCGCATCCCAACGGTCCGCTTCAAATTGTATGACAGGATGCTCTAAAGAATAAATATCCATAAAACGCACTTAGTAGGTTATCTTTATCTTTTTTTCTTTAAAATAGGAAGCCCAGTCCGTTCGCTTTCCGTGACAACATATCCATTAGGTAAGGCATCAAGTGCCCCATCTCCAATCTGGGTAGAAAAATAGTAAAGAGTAACCTTATGCCCGTTTCTAAGAACCTGTTCCCTTGAATGAAGGTAATAGGTTTTTCCTGATTTTTTGCTCACAACTTGGTATGCCATAAAAGCACCTTTTTTTAAGTTTCGTTGAAAATTAAATCAATCCATTTTCCTTTAGGAGAGGAAAAACTCCTCTTTTCATCATGGTTTTTAATCCTTTTGCAGAGACCCGTATTTTAACTTTCCTTCCCAACTCTGGAACGAAAATACTTTTTTTTCTTAAATTTGGAAGGAACAACCGTGGCGTATTCCCCGTGGTATGTAAGCCTATACCTCCCTTCTTTTTAGCTTTCCCTTTTCTGATGATTCTCCTACCTTTAGCAGGTCGAATACCATGAATTGGACAAATTCTAGACATAGAAATTCTCCTTATTTCATCAACAAAACGTTTCGAGCCCTTTTTATCTCCCTAGTTAGTCGCCTATGAAGTTTTGCAGGCAGCCCTGTAATTCTTCTTGGAAGAATTCTTCCGTTTTCGGTTACATATCTTTTAAGTAGCTCAACATTTCTAAAATCTATAGCTTCTGCATCGATGTCCACTCTTTTTTTAACAACTTTGGGAGTTGTTAACGCTCTCTTTTTCCTCTTTTTTTCCTTTAAATTACCACTGTTTCTACCCATAGCTGCACCACCTTTATTTAATCATTTTTTTCTTTTTTTTCTTCTTCTTCCTCTCCATGTTCCTCTTCTAAGAGCTCTTCAGTATCTGCAAATTGAGGTACAGATTCCCATCTTTTTCTAAGTTGATACATCTTTTCTTTTTCAAATTGACGTTGGCAGTCGATATCAAACCGGGCATACGGAATAGCTAGCAGGCGGATGATAGGAATTGGTTTGCCACACATTTGACAAACTCCATAGGTATTTTCTTCTATTCTCTTTAGACTTTCGTCAATTTCAAAAAGAGAATCATTTTCTTGAGATAGCAAGCTAAGTGCAAAATCTCGGTCATACACGTCGGTACCAGCATCTGCTTGGTGGACACCAAACCCAGTAGATTCTCCACCTTCGGGCCTCGATTTTAAAACATCCGAAGAAACCCCTTCCATTTGCTCAATGATTTGTTCCCTCAAGTCTAAAAGCCGTTCTTTTTGAAGCTGCAAAAATGCTTTTTTTTCTTCTTCAGATAAATCAGCAATTTTAAGATTTGGATTAATATTATCTCCTTTGTCAAAGGAGATAGTTACTTCATTAGATGCATTGCTTAAATTCTCAAAGTTTGACATAGCATTAGATTGTACAGTACTTTCTTTTTGCTTTGCTACCTTTTCATTTGCGGCAGGTTCGGTCTTTTCTTCTGTTTTTTTCTTTTTCTTTCTCATTATTTTTATGAATACATCCACATCAAGTAGATGTTTTTTAACATTAAAGATTAATTTCTTTTTTTTCTTCGGCAACTGCTAATTAGCTTCTTTCTATTATTTTTTAGAAAATTCCTATCTTCCTATTTGGATTGTTTCAAATAAAATTCAATCAGTCCTTTTGTCGAAGCGTCATGCTCATAGAGTAATGAACCAGCGGTTAACTCTTCTTCAACCCTTGTAGCAAGCTGCTTACCTAGTTCTACTCCCCATTGATCAAAGGAATTAATATCCCAGAGCAATCCTTCAACAAAAATCTTGTGTTCATAAAAAGCGATCAAACTACCAAGAGTCCTTGGAGTTATTTTTTGGATAAGAAAGGAGTTTGATGGCCGATTCCCCGGAAAAGTTCTATGTGGAAGCAGTTTTTCGATAGTTTCAGGATTCATCTTCGCTTTTTGCATTTCTTCTTTAGCTTCTTGCTCTGTTTTACCTTTCATTAAGGCTTCTGTTTGAGCAAAAAAATTGGAAAGAAGAATAAGATGGTGATTCCCAATGGGATTATGCGTTTGGATGGGAGCAATGAAATCTGAAGGAATGAGATGCGTGCCCTGATGGAGAAGCTGGAAAAAAGAATGTTGACCATTGGTACAGGGATTTCCCCACAGAATAGGTCCTGTGGTATAGGTCACAACGGTTCCATTTCGGCGAATTCGTTTCCCGTTGCTTTCCATGTCTAATTGTTGGAGATAAACTGGAAAAAGTTCTAAGTACTGATCATAGGGAAAAATGCCATAAGTTTGAGCTCCAAAAAAATTGCCATACCAAAATCCAAGAAGCCCCATGATCACTGGGATGTTTTTTTCTAGAGGGCTATTTCGAAAATGCTCATCCACAAGATAAGCCCCATAAAGTAGTTC
Encoded proteins:
- a CDS encoding tetratricopeptide repeat protein; translated protein: MPDIKNKERIGPILNINRTFFLIVCSSFLFFFQPLESHGRIQKSTPTPKTDGVSTPQDWFLEAYFITREADGLLSSKNYLEAEKKYRIAYSLLGSLRATYPEWETAIVRYRTKYVKEKLEHLSRLNAQNTTTEKKKFQEDFEQNNDLSLLINPQPPVSLEELQALKNKIANLSKQLELLRKEKEALLENLPYNQPKSRTETFKTESTKNQAFQGMTLQELSHLPQIKDQQRNRKSLTYQLEKALEEAKKTAQQLKEENNLLKKELQDVQSSLHNQKEISQKPNETSQLAILQRENMVLKKTLGQLLDKQKRIEEEKEALALELEKANKLLAFIGEKEEVLGERLASKVTKESMTALKQKTQVEPSAQSLAFRKESVVEEIRNLFDRGARLYSEKRYKEAYEVYHKVLSLDPSSGIGWLNLGLVALAMEKNSEASLYLKKAVELLPRDPMPYALLGQLYFQNGSLAAATEMVEKAVKLDPQNAKLRKELGEIYKARGLELLAAKELNKAIELNPYDGMAHFDLALVYVSYNPPLIAQAKRHYRDALSLGVPKDERLEQKIGYSTQR
- a CDS encoding Dabb family protein — translated: MIHHLCFLSSQNVSSPEQIDNLMIETRVRLLKIPEIMNLRVGKNISPNGSYFFFFSFDVDSIEKLELVKQSPYYYQFEKQILAPLSAIRTEYDFEMEPRSK
- a CDS encoding bactofilin family protein, which translates into the protein MIGNFLRKSEPNKPQETKIIPPTPPEPFGSPPPTPVPLEKSLQEKEKQREQEKTIEIKREVTSSEPKKGFREAQVSEKLFNVLATGTKFSGSIAFQNQLVVNGHFEGQIYSNEGTLIIGEKAVVHAQVEVGSVLISGQFSGNIHAADLTELKNGSEVFGDVKTRRLKVEEGSILSGKCECTAKSLRDR
- a CDS encoding Kdo hydroxylase family protein; amino-acid sequence: MDIYSLEHPVIQFEADRWDAEFSKEIQEKAIESLENGSVLFFPRLNFSLLPEETKFLEPSWVSGAKNISYDPRNSSLKGVEGKTEDLKLLSGMLKRYAQKTKEFLHLLFPFYGSSLRIARTSFRPVEISGRPTSPRKDDTRLHVDAFPSSPTGGERILRVFSNINPSGKPRSWRIGEPFPQYLKHLLPQLESPTPGKRFLLYALGITKGYRSLYDHYMLQLHDKGKLDLQYQKNSPQVAFDFPAGSTWIVFTDQVLHAVDKGQFLLEQTFHIKIEALKHPEKSPLKLLEAALNKKLVSV
- a CDS encoding aspartate aminotransferase family protein; the protein is MGKEKNIPGKKSRALSEELSSYECHNITAISSNGPIFWQKAKGVHVWDVDGNKYLDLSGGFGVAALGYSHPKIYRSLIKQLDRLWHVLGDVYPSKEKVELCRLLSQITFEKWEHQRGKVILGCTGSDAIEAALKTAFFHTKKNKFITFYGGYHGLSLGALAVNGLDNFRKPLEGLYAPVASFLPYPSCFYCIEKSQSLTLKNCPCEPLFEEKLEKMMHEGYGAILFEPLQGRGGVVEPPDWFLPLLRRVSAKHNILLIADEIFTGLYRTGKRFGCDVAGIVPDIICLGKSMAGAFPISACIGRENVMDSWPKNDGEAIHTSTFLGNPIGCRMAIEQIKELEKKHEQLLIKEKGEYFLSLLNNLSKRFSCLKNPRGKGLFLGVDIVDEKGCPAPEIAAKIVIKMLQKGIIILTEGPCRNVLSFTPPLIVTFKQIGSVIRILEQIITIVLKETKWS
- the rpmB gene encoding 50S ribosomal protein L28, giving the protein MSRICPIHGIRPAKGRRIIRKGKAKKKGGIGLHTTGNTPRLFLPNLRKKSIFVPELGRKVKIRVSAKGLKTMMKRGVFPLLKENGLI
- a CDS encoding alpha-ketoacid dehydrogenase subunit beta — encoded protein: MANLTYRQALNEALSEELERDHTVFLIGEEVGEYGGAFKVSQGLLKKFGPERIIDTPISEAAFTGLAVGAVMYGLRPIVEFMNWSFALVAFDQIINNAGSIRFMSGGQFKFPIVFRGPSGGGTQIGATHSHALENWLANVPTFTVINPAFPADAKGLLKSAIRSNNPVCFFEGERLYGIQGEVPEEKDFLVPIGKAQIVTEGKDVTVLSSGFSTHVVLQALETLSKENISVEIIDLRTIKPYDFDLIASSIQKTNRLVIVEEGKPFAGWGAQIAYDVQQLLFDELDAPIYRVSNLDIPNPYNGKLEQEILPNPLRVIQAVHNVLK
- a CDS encoding TraR/DksA family transcriptional regulator, whose protein sequence is MRKKKKKTEEKTEPAANEKVAKQKESTVQSNAMSNFENLSNASNEVTISFDKGDNINPNLKIADLSEEEKKAFLQLQKERLLDLREQIIEQMEGVSSDVLKSRPEGGESTGFGVHQADAGTDVYDRDFALSLLSQENDSLFEIDESLKRIEENTYGVCQMCGKPIPIIRLLAIPYARFDIDCQRQFEKEKMYQLRKRWESVPQFADTEELLEEEHGEEEEEKKEKND
- the rpsR gene encoding 30S ribosomal protein S18 is translated as MGRNSGNLKEKKRKKRALTTPKVVKKRVDIDAEAIDFRNVELLKRYVTENGRILPRRITGLPAKLHRRLTREIKRARNVLLMK
- the pdhA gene encoding pyruvate dehydrogenase (acetyl-transferring) E1 component subunit alpha translates to MVDNISFSEQVHEDFKSSGLSELPKEVRLELYKTMVLIRRFEEKSSQSFMQAKIKGFCHLCIGQEAIAVGVCTAIGPEDVVITAYRDHGIALARGVSPKACMAELYGKSTGTSKGMGGSMHLFDKKKKFFGGHAIVAAQCPIAAGVAFAQRYLKENTITVCLLGDGAVNQGVFHETLNLVSLWKLPVVYVIENNQYAMGTEIHRSTAGLPLVKKSVAYDMAGMVIDGMNVEEVRKKVLEAANLARNENCPVLIEARTYRFRGHSMSDPDTYRTKEEIAEAKKRDPIALYSQLLLDQGILTRDLITQIDKEIKKVIQEAVQYAESSPEPDLDLARKICFAEEDLIEPPQRPLYGLIVD